ATCCGATAGTCGTACGTTTCGAGTTTTAAGCGCTAAACTCGTTTCGAGTTTTATTTCCCGTTGTTTTCGCGCTTCGCGTCGAACTCGCGTTTCGTTCTTCTCGTTTCCGCGATACACGTAGTTCACAGCTTCGCCACTAGATGTCGTCGGTTATGATACGGTTAGTCGCGTTCTCATCGTAGACGCGAGTGTGTGTAGTGATTAAACTAGCCACCAGAGGGATTTATCAGTCAATCAGCAGATGAGTTTAGAGTTTCTCTTTCGCCGGAACCCAGATAGTTGGACCTGACTGATCCCGAATAACCTCTTTACATTTTGCATAGATCTCATCGGCGGTGTCACCCTGTACGACAGCTACAAATATACAACGAATACAATTACAGTCAGTGGTTATTCAGTTAAAGAAATAGTATTTACAAATACCCCGAGTTTTCTGTATCGTTAATAACTAATTCCCCGAGTATAACAGGTTATAAGACGAAATTCCCCAAGTGCAGCCGGAGACTGGAGAAATTATTGGGCAGGTGAGTGGAGAAATTCCTTGGTTCAAAACATTACAACCTATTCATTCTTCATGCATGatgaattgataaagaaacgcgTGATCAATAGCATGATctgaattccctgagttttccaggtttttgccAAAATTTGTTAAAAACCCTCagtttttcctgattttttcTCATTGCCAATTTTCCGATACAGAGGTCACCATGAATGGTAACCCGAGTTTGTTGTCATGTGAACTATAGCCACTTACCAGTGAAGTACTCCCCAAACTCTTGTTCTAGTTTCAGAGCTCTTTCGTAAGTTTTCTTCGCTTGGTCATCGGTAGCACGTTTGTTGATTTCCCTAAAATTCGAGAAACATAAATAAGTGAGTAATTCAACACGAGTACCGGTAATTGAGTACAAGCGAATGAGTACCGATGAATGAGTAAATGAAAGTCTAGTAGTACTCACATGATGGATTCAACTGATTTCGGTTTGATGAATATAGCAATAGGATACATTCCTGCCACCTGGAGGCGTTTGATGGCATTACCGCTCACATCTAATATACAATGTTTGCCCTGAAAATAACGATCAAACAATAATTAGAGAACAGAGTTTAATGCGAATAGAAATGAGGGGAAGTTTTAACCCTCTcggtgcgtctacaccgcagtgcggtgtataaatcggtgatagCCTTTGCTAGAACACCGCATCGCAGTGTATAGATGTTATTGGCAATTAGTTTCTATCTCTAAAGAAAGAGGGCAGCACCCGTCGAACAttgtgaaatactagtaactaatgatacaccgcatcGCAGTGTAGTCGCAATATCATAGCGGTATGCCCGTTATAGAACACAGGGTGGAATTCTTAAACATTTTCTTATTATCTCTAGCATTTTcaggtattaattagtcagcaccgaAAGGACTAGaggaattttcatttatacCTTTTCAGCGACTTCCCTCACAGATGCTACGCTGGTGCCGTATAAGTTATCGTTGTACTGCCCGGCTTCGATAAACAAATGATTCTGGATATCGCGTTCCATTTGTTCACGAGAATCGACGAAGTGATAATCGCGAGAGTCGACCTCGTAATCGCGTCTCGGTCTCGTTGTATCTGAGATAAAGAAAAAACAGAATCTCAAGATTTTTAGAACAGCAGACGTCAGGATTTTCGAACATATGCAGTGATTTGTatattctcggagccaccCCTGTTGGATACGAGTGTGAAACTTACGTGGAACGCAGCTGCCAAATTTATCGGGGAATTCAGAAATCAAGTCGTCGTTGATTCGGTCTTTCAACGGTCCGAGAATGATCACAGGTCGCGTGTACTTTACTGTTAAATAGAAAACGAGTTGAAAGTGAATTCAACAACGGAATAAATCTCAACACAGGTTTCGATTGAACAGACTAGCAATTTCGGATTATAAAATTTCTAGCGGCTGCTTCTGTCAGGTTGGCAGATTATGCTTTTCCGGAATAGGTTGAGCTTATTCTGGTCAAAACGAAGATAATCCCAGAATCGGCAGAGACCGATCAAAACCTGCCTAAGTGTCGGATGAAATAAGTAGTACTTACATTCCTCCTGATTAACAGCTTCATACGATAAAATCAACTCATCAAATCCTGCAAAAATACGaacaatcaaaataatcagttCTCGGTAAACATTCATATAAAACTGTAGCTTATTCAAAgagatttttccaaaaaacagCATGGTTGCCTCCATTAATCcctctatgacatcatcaaattcattcGTTTCATGATAGAGTAGACTGCGTTTGCCTCAGATTTCACAGGACCAATAAACCCTCTTTCGGGGTAGTTGGAGCAGGGATAGGCCATTGTCAcgaattcaaattaactttatTTCACTTTAATATAAtatacaaagcatatcattggtgaATTTGGGGAGTATGAAAGCTGGTAACGTTCTGGGGAAAACAGGGTCTGGGGCGCGTGATAACCCGTCGACTCTGGGCAAGCGCAGTCTACTCAAtgactttaaaaaaactttattCATGATGCTTTTACTATTTACTGCCAACTCTCCCTACCTTACTCATGTATGCATGAAGTACGCAcaataaattaattatttttgactCCCTCCCGAGGCATAtgaattgatgcataataaatGGATTATACCCCCCCTAACTTCCCTTCCCTGTACCCAATTCCTACTCATCAAATAGACGAGTACCTCTTATACAGAATCGGTCGCAATTTATCATTCATGAATAACAACAACGAAAGCCGAACGAATCCTCGTCAAATTCTGTCTTAAAACTAGTTTCAAACGAATAAGCCACGAGAAAATCTCATCATCTCGAGGGGCCGTAAATTATTGTgcgaaaaatatatagaatacgaAATTCAAGTGGATTGAATCGAAACGAATTGTGGCGCCGTGAGAGACAAAATAGAACACTATCAAAACGAAATCATCATCGTTtaactatttaaaaaaaaacaccagGGTGACCACTTTCTTTCACACGTGTTTTCCCCGACTATTTCCTGACCTGCGCGTTGTTTTCAAATATgtaaagccgggcgtaggtcgaccTTGCGccgcgacgcgatcgtcgcgttGCGTCACAAGTAGGGGacgcaagtcggttgcgacgcgattgtcagcgactcTGTGCGACTAGTTGCTCCCAGTCGCAACAGCTCGTAGATCGGTTGCGACAGTCGCGTCGCGTCATtgcgtcgctggcagtcgcaacccgtcgctggcagtcgcaaggtagcgtaggtcggttggtcgttgcgacgcgatcgtcgcgtcgcagtgagtcacaagcgGTCGCAAGGCCGACTTACGCCCGGCTTTAGATCATgtaatctagcaatctcaacaaatttctgtgattttttcatgatttttggCTTTTTTTCtcttacacaaaattccctgattgttttttttaaagaaaagaaaattcccgaCTTGGCAgttaagtggccaccctgaaaaaaaacagaaaagaaATTGACGAGTTAGTAAAACTATAATAAGAAACTGTGCCAGTTATGAAAATAAAGGAATAAAATTTCACAAATCGTCTACTCGTTTAAACAATACAATCTACTCGAACGAATTCAATACGAATACATTTTTTCTACATATTCAACAACAgggaataaaactagaaaaaaatagaaaataaaactaaaaaactCGCGATAACCATCGGAATACCTACGCAACAATTCACGCtaaaaaaataactgaaatatttcttgCACTACTAATTTCTGATATACGTAAGCGGTGAACGATGTCTAAACCGTGCTGCCATCTGTCAGTGACAGCTGGAACTAACGTTACGTCGGCTAGTAGATGAGTACTTACTATTGCTAACGTCACTTTGACTTCCACTCACTGCAACTGTggatattacatatatatatataaacacttcattatcaattatatatatatatatatatatatataaatatttatcgtgaaaatgttcatttttcaaaattatggaCCCTAAAAAAATGTtagatttttctaaaacaCGATGCAGGTGGCGCTAGTCGTCCTGATCGACcgaacgacgacgacggatTTTTCCGACGGAGAAGCCAAAAATAAACATGCTGAAAAGCTTTCTTAACGACTAACGAAAAAACCATTGAATTCCATtggattcgaatcccactGACGTACACACATATACAACATGGTTTAACTACACGACTGATTTTATATCAACGCACTTTTCAAGGGGGGGGGGTATAAAACGTGATCTCACACGTTTTGTCAGATTTACGCACAGACTACGGAGGGTCGCGCTTCTTTCGGCCCATTTAACAAATcccctggggccggttttatagactggtattacctttagtccgggggctaactcgattcattatcaattgagttagcccccccgggttaaaggtaataccagtctataaaaccaagttttccctgatttttctatGCGAATTCGAAAAATTCAATCAGAGTCAATCAAggtcagagaaatttctaggtttcaaatgttacaattcatccatttttcattgaatcacgaaTTCATAAAGAAATACACGGTCAATAGCATTATTCGAATTCCTTGAGTTTTCCACAGTTTTGGTAAAATACGTCAGTTTCCCCAGATTCCCTCAGTTTTCCAGatcagtggcgccaccctgctACATCTCAACGGTAGCTttcaaatcatcgaaaatgaataaggCAATCACAACCGCGTTCTTTTATTGCTAAGCGGTTTTGATGATGACTAGCCGATCAGACGTAGCCCGGTAAACATGCAATCGTGCGTACATCTAAACCTGACTACGACTTCAATAAACGCATGCCTCAAACATTCGCTGAACGACGAATACTTCCACAACGCAACAATCGACCATAAAACTCATTAGCTTTTAAAAAACTTTAGAACGAAAGACTAGTTCGAATCAGTAAGATCGCAATATCCGAAATGAAACGATCAATGTAGAATCCCGCCATTTTTCAAACgagtaaaaagttaaaatacTCGAAATATTTCTGGTGGCTCCTGCCGCTCTTCTTCAGTCTAAAGTGATAATAAATACACAGTGAATATCGAATAAGACATGAAAGATCGTCCTCGTAATTCAGTACTCTAGTCTACACCTGAAAACCTAACTATGAGCAGTGATTCGTATTCTATTCTATATTCACTGTGTATTTCATGTTTCATTATATTTAGAgtgaagaagggtggtaggAACCGCCCGAGATATTTCTAagtttttgaataaaattttcAGTCTTTCAACAATCATGGGATTTTACATTTATAAGTCAGGGGCCAGTTACTCAAAAGtcggttagagttaaccagtgtatagttgacatagtgacaattaaaattcaattgCTACTACGGTATTTAACCGCTGGTTATCTGCATCCAACTTTTGAGTAACTGCAGCCCCTGGTTTGTTGAACacgacgaaaaaaaaaatgcctTTTTTCCGAATATTAGCAACACGTAAAATTAGACATCTACCAAAATTGATGCGGGGTGGAATTTGAACTGGGTTTTCCCCGCGCGTTCTCCAACACCGCGTAAAATACAACAACTATTAGTACAGGTGGCGCTCCGAACAACGCAACAGAGTTTAATGAAATACGTAACATAAACATCGCGTGGCGgggactgactgactgactgacctTCCTCCGGGATCCGTGATTTAAACCCTGAATATAATTCAACAACTTAAAAATATCAGCACTCAAAAACGGAAAACGCACGAacgaaagaaattaaataaaaCATCACCGTCTGATCTAACATGCTACTTATTCACGACACTTCTCGAGCGTTGCATTTAATATTCACTTCAAACGCGGGCGTAGTTCGACCTGCGATCGGTTGTGTAACCCAGAATGTAGTCCAGAATCTAGTCCAGAATGTAGTCCGCGTGCGAATAGTGTTACCGGCAGTCGCGAGGTCCACCTACGCCCGGTTCAAGTTTTACTGTTACGGGTTTACATTTTTAACTCATGGCCCAGTATCAAGAGAAAATCATGATAGGATAATCGCATTTATTTCTGATCTCCCAACCTGCCACCGTGGATACTACAGAGGCCAGAGAAGATCGAGAAACTCTACAGTTACTACGATTTGAATGAACTGTGAATTAACGAGAGACCAGTGACTAATGACAGCTTTCACCAAATCGGCCGACGCATCAACCAGCAAATACTCATAAGGAGTGTATAGAGCAAGCCTTTCCACGGCGGGCCGACTACAAATCCCCCAACAGACATTCTCAACCAGTTGTGAATAGTTGAGGCTAATTCCAGTCtaaatgaatatcattaagagatttttcaaataaactttgaagATTCAAAACGTAAGAAGACAATAACAGTTGTTTGAATCAACATCGTGGGGCTTCTCTTAATGATACTCTCGAATAGATCGATAACAGTAGCTCCCCCTGGTGAATAATCATGTAACGGTAACTCCCCCTGGTGTATTTATTGAGGAACTTACGTTCATCGGCGCTGACGTCTATTTCGCTGCCGCTCTGATCCTTGCTCTTCTTAAATCCTAGTTTCTTCGACAACGAAaagttctttttcttcttttctatcGTAGCTACCTAAACACAACGAGAACAACAGAAACTATAAACAAACTCCTGTAGAACACGGCGGGCTTCGATCGGTCTCTACCGATTGCCGAATACTCTTCTAGCACGTGTGCGTTTGGACCAGAATTCTATTTTTGAAGTAAAAACCAACAATTACAATCTATTTTTATAATCtataaacctgatagaagcggccggtagagtttgtaatctgtaaacctgatagaagcggccggtagagagtttgtaatctgtaaacctgatagaatcGGCCgatagagagtttgtaatccagAATCGATATTCCTAAACTAGAATACGCACAATCGAAACCAGCCTTTGCGTGCGGGTTTAAACTCACCTTTTCTTGGCTTTTGCCTTGGAATTTTACATTCTTTAATCTTGAACGTTCTTTTTTCTCGACCCTGAAAATCGTAATTTGAATACAAGGTTAAAGAGGCCCGAAAGCATTGACACTAATTTTATGAAATCGAAACAATGGGATACTGgcaacgctactgtggcaagtgaggattcaGCGATAATCCCATCAGGATCGCAGGACGActgcgcttcaatttcttctacatttcaatcaaattctaATCTATTTTTCTGGTAAACTAATCAAAACCATACACTGAGTAAAGGGAATCTTATATCCGAcgatttatttgataattttcgtACTTGGAAGCttaaaaatcaagttcaaattccattgaaaatgaactgattttcactacgaATCACCCAGCGctttgttgcgccatctggtggcacCGGTACCGATGAAAAAACGAATTCAGTAATCTCGTACCTCTTTTTACTGGGAATGATACCGAGTCCTTCTTCGTCTCCGTCTGGCGTTAGTCTAGTCGCCTGCCACCAGTCGTCGTCGCTAGCGTTGGTTACGTGTAAGATATCGCCATAATGGAATGCTAGTCCTTTACTCGGTAAACCGCTGTCTTTAGTTGGATCATAGTCGAATAACGCTCTGAAAAACGAAATTCATAGAATAtacatgaatatatttgttaATAACTTATCTTTAATTCCAAGGCAAGTTCTGAAGgtctgaaaagtgctatcagtagcaaattgaatttttttcagtaacttttctttgaaatatgaaagaaaatgttcaaattaatcagtaatcaacagtaagaccctcagtaaaatctttcatatttctgttcaaatcaatcagtaatcaacagtaagaccctcagtaacatccttcatatttctgttcaaattaatcagtaatcaacagtaagaacctcagtaacatctttcatatttctgttcaaattaatcagtaatcaacagtaagaccctcagtaacatccttcatatttctgttcaaattaatcagtaatcaacagtaagaccctcagtaacatctttcatatttctgttcaaattaatcagtaatcaacagtaagaccctcagtaacatctttcatatttctgttcaaattaatcaacagtaagacctttagtaacatctttcatatttctgttctaattatcagtaatcaacagtaagaccctcagtaacatctttcttATTTCTGTACATAttgaacaaatcaaatcagtatttctcattataaaatagtaacaaatactgacaatcaggaacagttggcagctatACATTCAAGGGTAAGAAGGAAATTTGATAGTTAATCCATAATTCTAATTGGTTCACGCTGTAGTGAGGGAGCATCAATTTTACCTGACGAATAACGTTCGTTTCTGTGTGGTTCGTAATGAGCCCGTACTCGTGTTTAACATCTGCTCCCTGAGATCGTGTATTTTCGCCTCAAATAGATTATACTCTGAATTGGAAAAAACACACATTAAATCATACGGATATTAAATCTAGGGATAGTGGAACTCGGGCCAGTTTTCACTCGATTCAGGGGATAGAGCTCATTGAAGAACCAATGACGAAGAAACTCTGCCACGACAAGGATTCAAACTCACTCATTGACTGATGGGAAAATGGCTTTAGATGGTTTTCAGTTATCCATCATCGACAATCAAGAAACTTTTGAGTTTTCCATGCGATTACACAAAATCAGagcgaatcagagaaatttctaggtttgaaatgttacaattcattccattctaattgaatcatttattgataaagaaacacatgGTCAATAGCATTAAGCGAATTTCCTGAGTTTCACAATCAGAATTTGTCAATgattttttcaagaatttcTAGATatcctgagttttccaggtcagtggccatcCTGTTTGTCACTGCATGGATTCCAACCgatgaaccctggattgatgagaggcCAGTGACTGATGGCTTCAACCGCACTGCTGCATGTCTATACATTTATCCAAAACTGATcctaatttcatactgatgaTAGGAGGCAAAACGACGACGTCGTTTATCAGACAGACAGGTCACCGTATATCACCTATCATCACACGCCATATACACTGATCGTAAAATCAATAGAAATctagtttaaatggtaatcaGTGTaaggggaggagggaggagggggagggggagggggaagaGATATCAATCACTCACTGATCGGCCCGTCGTTTTATTCTTATTACGTTACTAATGATGTCTGCAACCAGACTTACTGGGAACCAGTCAAGTATACGCAGGAAACCAGTCCCATATCGATATATATACACTGGAAACCAGTCTTACTGGGAACCAGTCTCATATAACACTGGAGACCAGTCTCATGTACTATACTGGAAACCAGTCTCATATACTACACTGGAAACCAGTCTCATATATTATACTGAGAACCAGTCTCATATATTATACTGGGAACCAGTCTCATATATTACACTGGAAACCAGTCTTATGTACTATACTGGACACCAGTCTCATATATTATACTGGGAACCAGTCTCATATATTATGCTGGAAACCAGTCTTATGTATTATACTGGACACCAGTCTCATATATTATACTGGGAACCAGTCTCATATATTATGCTGGAAACCAGTCTTAAGAATTGTCGCTTACCTTCTGGCTTATACTGAGCAATTATTTCCACAGCTTCTGGCGCCCCCTTCAGGGCAGCCGCTGCATCTTCATGTGTAGCCTGCTGCAAGTCGACTCCATTGACCTGTGTACaatcaaaattaacattattgtATCAGCATCTTTACAAATCCCTTtacgacatcatcaaatcatcaATGAAGTGAATGTAGTTTAGGTGTCCCTGATCATAACCGTGATCCTTTGTGATACTAGCGCCACCAAGTGGATCTAAACTGCAGTCTCACCACGATGTTAAACTTACCTTCAATAGTTGATCGCCTCTGTGTAGTTCGCCGCTCAAATCAGCCGGACCGCCGGCTAAAATAAACGACACAAATATCCCTTCTCCATCTTCACCTCCGACTATATTGAATCCCAAACCAGTCGATGCTTtcttcaaaataatcttcctGGGCtctctgaaaaatataatatcaaAATCCCATGCTTAAACTTAATCAGGTAtgtttgtttcatcaaaaccTTGTACACACATGAAGTGATGATGTCACCTAAGACGCCCTCAAAGTGATGAGGTCACGGAAGACACGAAAAAAGTGATGATGCTGAAGTCACCCAAAAAGTGATATCACCAAAGACACCCACAAAGTGATGATGTCACCAAAGACACCCACTAAGAGATGATATCACCAGATACCCACAAAGGGATGATGACACCAAAGACACCCACAGAGTGATATTGTCACTGAAGGCACCCGCAAAGTGATGATGTCAATAAAGGCACCTACAAAGTGATGATTACACCAAAGATACCCACAAAGTGATGATGTCACCAAAGACACGCACATAGAGTGGTGACATCACTTATGTCCATGTACTCATTCTAAAAGGTCATTTTTAGCTTATGCATAAACCGTTGATATCATGATACGTGTTATACCCATAGATAAGTGACATCACCAGTATACGCGTATATGAGCAGCAGATTTGTATGTCGGATTATTGGTATTGATCGCAATGCTGTTTTATCCCTGTACCAGAGAATAGAACACGATTTATACCCGAGCAGCCTGTACATTCTGAGAACAGCACAGCTCAGCGCTATATACACACACACTATACTAGCAGCTATTCTTTTCATGTTGTTTACACAATCCATAACTAACTCGAATAattttataaaatcaaatcatgaaATCCTCAAACATATGAAGTCCTGATGAGATGAAAGTAAATAACCTCcagtttatttctatttgttCAAATATCCTGTATCATTTGTTGAGGTTTGACCTGGTCAGTAAGTGAGGGAGGAGAATGACCAAGACAGGGGGTCGATATTAACCATGTGGGGGCAAAGCGATGGGTTGTGGAGGAACCAGATATATATCTACTCTATCAGATAGTCAGGTAAATAAGATATACTACTTGATCAGGAGAGTGGTAGGGGTAGGTTTAGGAAGTATAGTCAGGTAGATAAACTACT
This sequence is a window from Tubulanus polymorphus chromosome 9, tnTubPoly1.2, whole genome shotgun sequence. Protein-coding genes within it:
- the LOC141911007 gene encoding disks large homolog 1-like isoform X1, giving the protein MPVRKQGDAHRALELLEDYHSKLNSQSDRPLRTAIERVIRIFKSRLFQALLDIQEFYEVTLLDENKSTQQKTLETIQMASKWEQGNQPINNKNEKNRLNNDDLPPPPPPPEHSNDITAQVMELINKSSIPTTTSAPPPQTVPPPIRVAKEESDPEDSVDNDLPVNGSTPGDWEYEEIALERGSSGLGFSIAGGTDNPHVGDDPSIYITKIIPGGAADADGRLKINDIITAVNGVNCINVSHTESVDALKRAGATVRLSIKRPRTPAEEIQEIILYKGNKGLGFSIAGGVGNQHIPSDNGIFVTKVIEGGAAEQDGRLAVGDRLMQVNENSLIDVTHEDAVAALKATQERVRLVIAKPTYMSEEYLARGEDDQFQQAPLPSETASPPVHNEYAEEPGTGLPPPSYVPVNTKPGFDEDIPLEPRKIILKKASTGLGFNIVGGEDGEGIFVSFILAGGPADLSGELHRGDQLLKVNGVDLQQATHEDAAAALKGAPEAVEIIAQYKPEEYNLFEAKIHDLREQMLNTSTGSLRTTQKRTLFVRALFDYDPTKDSGLPSKGLAFHYGDILHVTNASDDDWWQATRLTPDGDEEGLGIIPSKKRVEKKERSRLKNVKFQGKSQEKVATIEKKKKNFSLSKKLGFKKSKDQSGSEIDVSADERFDELILSYEAVNQEELKYTRPVIILGPLKDRINDDLISEFPDKFGSCVPHTTRPRRDYEVDSRDYHFVDSREQMERDIQNHLFIEAGQYNDNLYGTSVASVREVAEKGKHCILDVSGNAIKRLQVAGMYPIAIFIKPKSVESIMEINKRATDDQAKKTYERALKLEQEFGEYFTAVVQGDTADEIYAKCKEVIRDQSGPTIWVPAKEKL
- the LOC141911007 gene encoding disks large homolog 1-like isoform X2; this translates as MPVRKQDAHRALELLEDYHSKLNSQSDRPLRTAIERVIRIFKSRLFQALLDIQEFYEVTLLDENKSTQQKTLETIQMASKWEQGNQPINNKNEKNRLNNDDLPPPPPPPEHSNDITAQVMELINKSSIPTTTSAPPPQTVPPPIRVAKEESDPEDSVDNDLPVNGSTPGDWEYEEIALERGSSGLGFSIAGGTDNPHVGDDPSIYITKIIPGGAADADGRLKINDIITAVNGVNCINVSHTESVDALKRAGATVRLSIKRPRTPAEEIQEIILYKGNKGLGFSIAGGVGNQHIPSDNGIFVTKVIEGGAAEQDGRLAVGDRLMQVNENSLIDVTHEDAVAALKATQERVRLVIAKPTYMSEEYLARGEDDQFQQAPLPSETASPPVHNEYAEEPGTGLPPPSYVPVNTKPGFDEDIPLEPRKIILKKASTGLGFNIVGGEDGEGIFVSFILAGGPADLSGELHRGDQLLKVNGVDLQQATHEDAAAALKGAPEAVEIIAQYKPEEYNLFEAKIHDLREQMLNTSTGSLRTTQKRTLFVRALFDYDPTKDSGLPSKGLAFHYGDILHVTNASDDDWWQATRLTPDGDEEGLGIIPSKKRVEKKERSRLKNVKFQGKSQEKVATIEKKKKNFSLSKKLGFKKSKDQSGSEIDVSADERFDELILSYEAVNQEELKYTRPVIILGPLKDRINDDLISEFPDKFGSCVPHTTRPRRDYEVDSRDYHFVDSREQMERDIQNHLFIEAGQYNDNLYGTSVASVREVAEKGKHCILDVSGNAIKRLQVAGMYPIAIFIKPKSVESIMEINKRATDDQAKKTYERALKLEQEFGEYFTAVVQGDTADEIYAKCKEVIRDQSGPTIWVPAKEKL